A window from Leptothermofonsia sichuanensis E412 encodes these proteins:
- the hpsJ-A gene encoding HpsJ-like protein, cyanoexosortase A-associated, translating into MAESVGGNQSVYRLRWLGYAFLLFAFIDAISTFIPPNFAEPAWKLQIMGKLVETVVVPLLGFGLIFFGEFYDRKSFEKPLLTFMSWLSLLLAIAFLLLIPLGAIGALQVDSQLARLDSNQIQQQVLRQAAPTLTQIQQLEAQLNKSGPEDIKKLGDQLSNLGITFDTRDPEKAKADLLTRVNQLKSQAQEQVKKQVQEQVQANETKRLEVRKNALKWSIGALIAAVLFFFLWKSSRWARAGVRGEG; encoded by the coding sequence ATGGCTGAGTCAGTCGGTGGGAATCAGTCAGTCTATCGTCTGCGCTGGCTTGGATACGCCTTTTTGTTATTTGCCTTCATTGATGCTATTTCGACATTTATTCCGCCTAACTTTGCGGAACCAGCCTGGAAGCTGCAAATTATGGGGAAACTGGTGGAGACAGTGGTTGTCCCCCTCTTGGGGTTTGGACTCATCTTTTTTGGTGAGTTTTATGATCGCAAATCCTTTGAGAAACCGCTGTTAACATTCATGTCCTGGCTTTCGTTATTACTGGCGATCGCATTTTTGCTGTTGATTCCGCTGGGAGCGATTGGGGCCTTGCAGGTGGATTCTCAACTGGCACGTCTGGACTCCAACCAGATTCAACAGCAGGTTTTAAGACAGGCAGCCCCCACTCTGACTCAAATCCAGCAGCTTGAAGCGCAGCTAAATAAAAGCGGTCCTGAAGACATCAAAAAATTAGGAGATCAACTCAGTAATCTTGGCATCACGTTTGACACACGGGATCCTGAAAAAGCAAAGGCAGACCTCCTGACCCGGGTTAACCAGCTTAAAAGTCAGGCCCAGGAACAGGTGAAAAAGCAGGTTCAAGAACAGGTCCAGGCGAATGAAACAAAACGTCTGGAGGTGCGCAAAAATGCCCTGAAATGGAGTATTGGTGCTCTGATTGCGGCGGTTTTGTTCTTTTTCCTGTGGAAAAGCTCTCGCTGGGCGCGGGCAGGGGTGAGGGGTGAGGGGTAA
- a CDS encoding cyanoexosortase A system-associated protein — MVSGFWKPIRLVLLAGVLGSTLWVLGRAISTHEVKTISEQPNNLPEKISLSEWELQTSSELEPEADLPRGRQYQYRQRATPLEVKVRLMISDGNISRLLFVHTPIKSANAGLQIRYHTGVGHYGVLVHQDRLYLSACVNPRGESTVTEPQFMQNRYKYDLQVSRVLPWILGQEPLLDQRCLWTLMSMPLPPNTKPDRVAAEEALKTLENAWYSWHRWWELNFPPAQ, encoded by the coding sequence ATGGTTAGCGGATTCTGGAAACCCATTCGACTCGTTTTACTGGCAGGGGTATTGGGCAGTACGCTCTGGGTACTGGGTCGGGCGATCTCCACACATGAAGTCAAAACAATCTCAGAACAACCCAATAATCTACCAGAAAAAATTTCCCTGAGTGAGTGGGAACTGCAAACCAGTTCAGAATTGGAACCGGAAGCCGACCTGCCGCGCGGTCGCCAGTACCAGTATCGTCAACGGGCAACCCCTTTAGAGGTTAAAGTCCGATTGATGATCAGCGATGGCAATATCAGTCGTTTGCTGTTTGTCCATACGCCGATCAAATCTGCCAATGCGGGTCTGCAAATCAGGTACCACACGGGCGTCGGACACTATGGGGTGTTAGTCCATCAAGATCGGCTATACCTGAGTGCCTGCGTGAATCCCCGTGGAGAAAGCACGGTCACCGAACCACAATTTATGCAAAACCGTTATAAGTATGATTTGCAGGTCAGTCGTGTATTACCCTGGATACTGGGTCAAGAACCTTTGCTGGATCAGCGTTGCCTGTGGACATTGATGTCTATGCCATTACCCCCCAATACAAAACCCGATCGCGTAGCGGCTGAAGAGGCATTGAAGACCCTGGAGAATGCCTGGTACTCCTGGCATCGCTGGTGGGAGTTAAATTTCCCGCCTGCCCAGTGA
- the crtA gene encoding cyanoexosortase A → MDLLKRLQEPDLWLLGIAAAFAALHLALLNRLDESEEIFATSLLFWIAAGSLLWEKRHTLTFDSGFVPSLLGASLLGLILLRCAALPDSTSMLRALPFVSLLSIGLLASGFAGLLQYWREFIIFGLLALHRVLEVFLQSIDLPLLTAKAAMFMLWYSGFQVQQDGVFLNLQTGRVEVYGACSGINTLLLMVNIAVLFLLMFPLYSDVKKLLCLVVAVLIGFWVNSARVALMAILVAFSNKGAFEYWHSGNGSVIFSMISVGLFGLFCWLAFLRTPPQTPVAGG, encoded by the coding sequence ATGGATCTCCTCAAACGCCTGCAAGAACCAGACCTGTGGTTGCTTGGCATTGCGGCTGCCTTTGCGGCTCTGCACCTGGCACTGCTCAATCGCCTGGACGAGTCGGAAGAAATTTTTGCTACCAGCCTTCTGTTCTGGATTGCAGCGGGTTCTCTGCTGTGGGAAAAGCGCCATACATTAACGTTTGACAGCGGCTTTGTTCCCAGTCTGCTGGGCGCGTCCCTGCTGGGGTTAATCTTGCTAAGATGCGCGGCTCTGCCAGACTCGACTTCCATGCTGCGGGCATTGCCGTTTGTCTCTCTCCTGAGCATTGGCTTGCTGGCATCGGGGTTCGCAGGGCTGTTGCAGTACTGGAGAGAATTCATTATTTTTGGGCTGCTGGCACTGCATCGGGTTCTGGAAGTGTTTCTGCAATCGATTGATCTGCCCCTGCTAACGGCGAAAGCAGCGATGTTTATGCTCTGGTATTCCGGCTTTCAGGTGCAGCAGGATGGCGTGTTTTTGAATTTGCAGACCGGGCGCGTTGAGGTGTATGGAGCCTGTTCTGGCATTAACACCCTGCTGCTGATGGTGAATATTGCAGTCCTGTTTCTGCTGATGTTTCCCCTGTATTCCGATGTCAAGAAGTTGCTCTGTCTGGTGGTTGCGGTTTTGATCGGATTTTGGGTCAACTCGGCACGGGTGGCGTTGATGGCGATTCTGGTTGCCTTTTCTAACAAGGGCGCATTTGAATACTGGCATAGCGGTAACGGGTCTGTGATTTTTTCCATGATCTCGGTGGGGTTGTTTGGGCTGTTTTGCTGGCTTGCCTTTCTCCGCACTCCACCCCAAACCCCTGTGGCAGGAGGGTAG